Proteins found in one Gordonia sp. PDNC005 genomic segment:
- a CDS encoding methylated-DNA--[protein]-cysteine S-methyltransferase → MTTTSRTLGWAGVGTPDGRFTAIFDDDGVVYASGWTDDPAYLHNLVAPSLRAEALEERDGGAVLAAVEAYYAGDLDAPSRITVRQTSGPFLTAAWAALRRVPAGPPVTYTELAELAGNPAAIRGAASCCARNAAALFVPCHRVVRIGGALGGFRYGLDVKRSLIDRETTAAAA, encoded by the coding sequence ATGACAACCACTTCTCGGACGCTCGGCTGGGCCGGCGTCGGCACCCCGGACGGGCGCTTCACGGCGATCTTCGACGACGACGGCGTGGTGTACGCGTCTGGGTGGACCGACGACCCGGCATACCTGCACAACCTCGTCGCGCCGTCGCTGCGCGCAGAGGCACTCGAGGAGCGAGACGGAGGCGCCGTGCTCGCCGCAGTCGAGGCGTACTACGCAGGAGACCTCGACGCACCGTCGCGCATCACGGTCCGGCAGACGTCCGGCCCTTTCCTGACTGCTGCGTGGGCGGCGCTTCGGCGGGTTCCCGCCGGTCCACCGGTCACTTACACCGAACTCGCCGAGCTCGCAGGCAACCCCGCCGCGATCCGCGGCGCGGCATCGTGCTGCGCCCGCAACGCCGCGGCTCTGTTCGTGCCGTGCCATCGGGTGGTCCGAATCGGAGGCGCACTCGGCGGGTTCCGCTACGGGCTCGACGTGAAGCGGTCGCTGATCGATCGCGAGACCACCGCCGCAGCAGCCTGA
- a CDS encoding DNA recombination protein RmuC — MTTTAAVIGPVCLVIGAFLGWWARGATAPRDAGAPPIDMVAPLRDTLGQLSDELRRSEHNRVHAFAGLSEQVRGMQLTSHRLHEQTARLAGALQAPQIRGRWGEIQLERVVELSGMSRHCDFSTQVHGQTADRVVRPDMVVHLAGGRTIVVDAKVPLQAFLDSTAAGITPEAARDKAARHAQAVRAHVNSLSAKAYWSAQASSPEFVVLFLPGDGVLDAAMQHDPELLDYAFARDIVLATPGTLIALLRTVALGWRQHAMAEDAEQIQALGRELYRRIDQVLGHLDKVGSALRRSVESYNSAIGAVDTRLGVTARKLSELEALAVSTGQTTSDRTRLKPVDSTVRSVSPRA; from the coding sequence ATGACTACGACAGCAGCCGTCATCGGGCCCGTCTGCCTCGTCATCGGTGCGTTCCTCGGGTGGTGGGCACGAGGCGCGACAGCCCCTCGCGATGCGGGCGCGCCACCGATTGACATGGTCGCGCCGCTTCGCGACACCCTCGGCCAGCTGTCCGACGAACTGCGCCGGTCCGAACACAATCGGGTGCACGCGTTCGCCGGTCTGAGCGAGCAGGTCCGCGGAATGCAGCTCACTTCACATCGCCTGCACGAGCAGACGGCCCGACTTGCAGGTGCTCTGCAGGCTCCGCAGATCCGCGGCAGGTGGGGTGAGATCCAGCTCGAACGGGTCGTCGAGCTGTCCGGGATGTCACGGCACTGCGACTTCTCAACGCAGGTCCACGGCCAGACCGCCGACCGAGTGGTGCGACCGGACATGGTCGTTCACCTCGCGGGCGGACGGACCATCGTCGTCGACGCCAAGGTTCCCCTGCAGGCGTTTCTCGACTCGACGGCAGCGGGGATCACCCCGGAAGCCGCGCGTGACAAGGCCGCACGCCACGCCCAAGCCGTCCGCGCACACGTCAACTCGTTGTCTGCGAAGGCGTACTGGTCCGCGCAGGCCAGCTCACCCGAATTCGTCGTCCTGTTTCTGCCGGGCGACGGCGTTCTGGACGCGGCGATGCAGCACGATCCCGAACTGCTCGACTACGCCTTCGCCCGCGACATCGTTCTCGCCACCCCAGGCACACTCATCGCTCTGCTGCGGACCGTCGCCCTCGGCTGGCGGCAGCACGCGATGGCCGAAGACGCCGAGCAGATCCAAGCGCTCGGCCGGGAGCTGTACCGGCGGATCGACCAGGTCCTCGGCCACCTCGACAAGGTTGGATCGGCTCTCCGACGATCCGTCGAGAGTTACAATTCGGCGATCGGCGCGGTGGATACCCGCCTGGGCGTCACCGCCCGGAAGTTGTCGGAATTGGAGGCACTCGCCGTGTCCACCGGACAGACGACGTCTGACCGGACTCGGCTGAAACCAGTGGACTCGACAGTGAGATCCGTGTCACCGCGCGCATAG
- a CDS encoding DUF6542 domain-containing protein: MFPRSLAGSALPADQQSVIPSVRGLPWWGAVLLATSFTVVGAVISADSTPPLGRVFKAFLVVGVVLAALAVRRRALFTAAVQPPLIAFVVGIVTLFSQHEGGTDKKTIILKVVLPIATAFPWMVIAFVAALLVVLGRLFFTGPESKRPFGGMEGVKKRLAGEESARPAARRKPRTGRTSTAKTREDSRPQKRGSGAQKTAQKPERAPRPKAPAAKVPPKPPRRPAPKPAPAERVRATPQKIPASQRRTAGQQLRERGQIEDLTAGLDD; encoded by the coding sequence GTGTTTCCCCGATCGCTCGCAGGCTCGGCCCTGCCCGCAGACCAGCAGTCCGTCATTCCGTCGGTCCGCGGTCTGCCCTGGTGGGGTGCCGTCCTCCTCGCAACGAGCTTCACCGTGGTCGGAGCCGTCATCAGCGCGGACTCCACACCTCCGCTGGGTCGTGTCTTCAAGGCCTTCCTAGTCGTGGGTGTTGTGCTTGCCGCGCTCGCCGTCCGGCGACGCGCACTGTTCACCGCCGCCGTCCAGCCCCCGCTGATCGCGTTCGTCGTCGGCATAGTGACGCTGTTCAGCCAGCATGAGGGCGGCACCGACAAGAAGACGATCATTCTCAAGGTGGTCCTCCCGATCGCGACCGCGTTCCCGTGGATGGTCATCGCGTTCGTCGCTGCTCTCCTCGTAGTCCTCGGCCGACTGTTCTTCACGGGCCCAGAGAGCAAGCGACCGTTCGGCGGCATGGAGGGTGTCAAGAAGCGACTCGCAGGTGAAGAGTCGGCCAGGCCCGCCGCCAGGCGGAAGCCCCGGACCGGGCGCACCAGCACCGCCAAGACGAGGGAGGACTCCCGCCCTCAGAAGCGCGGCTCGGGCGCCCAGAAGACCGCTCAGAAACCAGAGCGCGCGCCCCGCCCGAAAGCGCCCGCCGCGAAGGTCCCCCCGAAGCCACCGCGTCGCCCCGCGCCCAAGCCCGCGCCTGCAGAGCGTGTTCGGGCCACTCCGCAGAAGATCCCCGCATCGCAGCGTCGGACAGCCGGGCAGCAGTTGCGCGAGCGAGGCCAGATCGAAGACCTCACCGCTGGACTCGACGACTGA
- a CDS encoding nucleosidase — translation MSLLVVAATKAEAAHVPAGMNVLITGIGKVRAAIALTRALERGDHAGVVNIGTAGALHDHHAGLFLPSAVVEHDISSAELTAIGYPTTDRWEISGGDGTVLATGDTFVTDTSHRSVLAARADLVDMEGAALAHVCDAYDIPLTLVKVVSDQADDTAMDWPKVVDAAARDLAQWLESNL, via the coding sequence GTGTCGCTGCTCGTCGTCGCGGCGACGAAGGCGGAGGCCGCGCACGTCCCGGCGGGTATGAACGTGCTGATCACCGGCATCGGGAAGGTCCGTGCCGCGATCGCGCTGACGCGAGCTCTCGAACGCGGCGACCACGCCGGGGTCGTCAACATCGGGACCGCGGGCGCCCTCCACGATCACCATGCCGGCCTGTTTCTGCCGTCGGCCGTCGTCGAACACGACATCAGCTCCGCCGAGCTCACCGCCATCGGCTATCCAACGACGGACCGCTGGGAGATCAGCGGAGGGGACGGAACGGTTCTCGCGACCGGGGACACGTTTGTCACCGATACGTCTCACCGGTCGGTGCTGGCGGCACGAGCCGATCTGGTCGACATGGAAGGCGCCGCGCTCGCACACGTCTGCGACGCCTACGACATTCCGCTGACCCTGGTGAAGGTCGTCAGCGATCAGGCGGACGACACGGCCATGGACTGGCCGAAGGTGGTCGATGCGGCCGCGCGGGACCTCGCGCAATGGCTCGAATCGAACCTCTGA
- a CDS encoding SDR family oxidoreductase, whose translation MGLNLGRRLTTVRELFWVRTPVPSLRDRTVLITGAASGIGRATAVAAAREGARLVLTDLQADALDEVVAEVAGQEGTVAYHSAGDVSDYEWVVEFARAVDAEVGVMDVVMNVAGISAWGTVENLQHRHWRKIVDVNLMGPIHVIECFVPQMVRGGRGGQLVNVSSAAGLLALPWHSAYSASKFGIRGVSEVLRYDLRRHGIGVSLVCPGGVATPLVGTVEIVGLDRSDPRVAKQVDGFHKIAVTPEKAAAAIIRGVTKNKYLVYTSFDVRFGYWWARKFALPYEVAMRIANNRFDHLSRLSGLGQAD comes from the coding sequence ATGGGTCTCAACCTGGGTCGACGACTGACCACTGTCCGCGAACTGTTCTGGGTTCGCACGCCCGTGCCGTCGCTGCGAGACCGAACGGTTCTCATCACGGGCGCCGCGAGCGGAATCGGACGGGCGACCGCGGTCGCGGCCGCTCGTGAGGGGGCTCGACTCGTGCTCACTGATCTTCAGGCCGACGCGCTCGACGAAGTAGTCGCCGAGGTCGCAGGCCAGGAGGGTACCGTCGCGTACCACTCGGCAGGAGACGTCTCCGACTACGAGTGGGTGGTGGAGTTCGCCCGCGCGGTCGACGCCGAGGTCGGAGTGATGGACGTCGTCATGAATGTCGCGGGCATCTCGGCGTGGGGGACTGTGGAGAACCTGCAGCACCGCCACTGGCGCAAGATCGTCGACGTCAACTTGATGGGACCGATCCACGTGATCGAGTGCTTCGTCCCTCAGATGGTGCGGGGAGGAAGAGGCGGGCAACTCGTCAATGTGTCGTCGGCGGCGGGCCTGCTGGCTCTGCCCTGGCACAGCGCGTACAGCGCCAGCAAATTCGGTATCCGCGGCGTCTCCGAAGTCCTTCGATACGACCTGCGCAGGCATGGAATCGGCGTCTCGCTCGTCTGCCCGGGCGGCGTCGCCACACCTCTCGTCGGCACCGTCGAGATCGTCGGTCTCGATCGCAGCGATCCCCGAGTCGCCAAGCAGGTTGACGGGTTCCACAAGATCGCGGTGACCCCGGAGAAGGCCGCGGCGGCGATCATCCGCGGAGTCACCAAGAACAAGTACCTCGTGTACACGTCGTTCGACGTCCGGTTCGGATACTGGTGGGCGCGCAAGTTCGCGCTGCCGTACGAGGTGGCGATGCGGATCGCGAACAACCGATTCGATCACCTCTCTCGCCTGTCCGGTCTCGGACAGGCCGACTGA
- a CDS encoding N-acetylmuramoyl-L-alanine amidase encodes MNAVRVRRGAIVAASLVASTTLVLGVVAPNSDAAPKAPAAKALTGKTVFLDPGHQGSAAGHDLGKKVPDGRGGMKECQTTGATSVTGKAEHTINWDVTQLVKAALESKGARVVLSRNDDTGWGGCVDERAEAASRSGADVAVSLHADSTSTGADAGKTGFHMIVPTLPIPDKAVDSVQSGEGRKASNTMRDAFKSAGFSPANYAGAVDGIQTRADIAAVNLTRVPAVFVEMGNLSDPVEAAALASPQGAARYAVAITNGITSYVGGKGAAANPTAPVPAPGTDNSNTGVTPTDQKAPADDAASGVDLAGLAAIGPLIDQITKAKSPQEAQRILMTQGQDVTADVLKAILSVVYAVFGGKLPI; translated from the coding sequence ATGAACGCTGTACGTGTTCGCCGCGGAGCAATCGTGGCCGCCTCGCTCGTCGCCTCGACGACCCTCGTGCTCGGTGTTGTCGCACCGAACTCCGATGCCGCGCCGAAGGCTCCGGCCGCCAAGGCGCTGACCGGCAAGACTGTATTCCTCGATCCCGGACATCAGGGCTCGGCTGCGGGCCACGACCTCGGCAAGAAGGTTCCGGACGGTCGCGGCGGAATGAAGGAATGCCAGACCACCGGTGCCACGTCGGTCACCGGCAAAGCCGAGCACACCATCAACTGGGATGTCACCCAGTTGGTGAAGGCGGCGCTCGAGAGCAAGGGGGCGCGTGTGGTCCTCAGCCGCAACGACGACACCGGGTGGGGCGGATGCGTCGACGAGCGCGCCGAGGCGGCGAGCAGGTCGGGCGCCGACGTCGCGGTCAGCCTGCACGCCGACTCCACCAGCACCGGAGCAGACGCCGGCAAGACCGGCTTCCACATGATCGTGCCGACGCTCCCGATCCCCGACAAGGCCGTCGACTCGGTGCAGTCGGGTGAGGGGCGCAAGGCGTCGAACACCATGCGTGACGCATTCAAGAGTGCAGGTTTCAGTCCGGCGAACTACGCGGGTGCCGTCGACGGTATCCAGACCCGCGCGGACATCGCTGCGGTCAACCTCACTCGTGTACCCGCAGTGTTCGTCGAGATGGGCAACCTGTCCGACCCGGTGGAAGCGGCGGCACTCGCTTCGCCGCAAGGCGCGGCACGCTACGCGGTCGCCATCACCAACGGCATCACCTCCTACGTCGGGGGCAAGGGCGCGGCGGCCAACCCGACCGCGCCGGTGCCCGCACCCGGCACCGACAACTCGAACACCGGCGTCACGCCGACCGATCAGAAGGCTCCGGCCGACGACGCCGCATCCGGCGTCGACCTCGCAGGTCTCGCCGCGATCGGGCCGTTGATCGACCAGATCACGAAGGCCAAGAGTCCGCAGGAGGCGCAGCGCATCCTGATGACACAGGGCCAGGACGTGACGGCCGACGTCCTCAAGGCGATCCTCTCCGTCGTCTACGCGGTGTTCGGCGGCAAGCTCCCGATCTGA
- a CDS encoding TIGR02611 family protein has protein sequence MTRPLDSSEKREKAGIFSRLGARYQHLRHNHRYGFVLRYVTITVGILVTAAGVVAIPYPGPGWAIVFLGLLILSQEFEWAARLRHWIMSRLTAFYRRFIDGNRVAQVLLGIATCAIVLATLWVTNALDLAAGWVGVEAAWLQSPIF, from the coding sequence GTGACCAGACCACTCGATTCATCCGAGAAGCGTGAGAAGGCCGGCATCTTCTCGCGCCTCGGAGCCAGGTACCAGCACCTTCGGCACAATCACCGTTACGGTTTTGTCCTCCGATACGTGACGATCACGGTCGGAATCCTCGTCACCGCGGCCGGAGTGGTGGCGATCCCCTACCCCGGCCCCGGCTGGGCGATCGTGTTCCTCGGGCTGCTGATCCTGTCGCAGGAATTCGAGTGGGCCGCCCGTCTGCGCCACTGGATCATGTCCAGGCTGACCGCGTTCTATCGCCGTTTCATCGACGGCAACCGAGTCGCACAAGTGCTCCTCGGGATCGCGACATGCGCGATCGTCCTCGCTACCCTGTGGGTGACCAACGCGCTCGACCTCGCAGCCGGCTGGGTCGGAGTGGAAGCCGCCTGGCTTCAGTCGCCGATCTTCTGA
- a CDS encoding GTP-binding protein, which translates to MTESTDRHIPVVVLAGFLGAGKTTLLNHVLRNANGRRIGVLVNDFGSVDIDSLLVSGASGGTVSLPGGCMCCTTDAEGLGDAIAALSGAEAELDAILVEASGIAEPPALIRLVLAARSATASYGGLVYVVDSAEFLTTVAAHPMIGGHVAVADLVVLNKSDLVDDSERARVRDAVREVNPTASMLSVSDALVDPKLLFEDAPERPVDESPRQLSLDELLHDDSHDHSHLHAEFESVSLDRAGPVDPRRLARFLERPPAGAYRIKGTVLVDLPGHADQAYVIQAVGGVVRVSRQPWDANGPATSLVVIGSGLDVATAETALKEVLGPDADDEHGILHLTRHLV; encoded by the coding sequence GTGACCGAATCCACCGATCGGCACATTCCAGTCGTTGTCCTCGCCGGATTTCTCGGCGCGGGTAAAACGACACTGCTCAATCATGTGCTCCGGAATGCGAACGGCCGGCGAATAGGCGTCCTCGTCAATGATTTCGGCTCGGTCGACATCGACTCGCTGCTGGTGTCGGGCGCATCGGGTGGGACCGTCAGTCTGCCGGGCGGATGCATGTGCTGCACGACCGACGCCGAGGGACTCGGGGATGCGATCGCAGCGCTCTCCGGCGCGGAGGCGGAGCTCGACGCGATCCTCGTCGAGGCCAGCGGAATCGCCGAGCCGCCCGCACTCATCCGACTGGTGTTGGCTGCCCGGTCGGCCACGGCGTCGTACGGCGGGCTGGTGTACGTCGTCGACTCCGCCGAGTTCCTGACGACGGTGGCCGCGCATCCCATGATCGGCGGGCATGTCGCCGTCGCCGATCTGGTTGTTCTGAACAAGTCCGACCTCGTCGACGACAGCGAACGGGCGCGCGTCCGCGACGCCGTCCGCGAGGTCAATCCGACGGCGTCGATGCTCAGCGTCAGCGATGCGCTCGTCGATCCGAAGCTGCTCTTCGAGGACGCGCCGGAGCGTCCGGTGGACGAGAGCCCTCGGCAACTCTCTCTCGACGAATTGCTGCACGACGACAGCCACGACCACTCGCATCTGCACGCCGAGTTCGAGTCGGTGTCGCTCGACCGGGCCGGGCCGGTCGACCCACGGCGTCTTGCACGATTCCTCGAACGTCCGCCGGCTGGGGCGTACCGGATCAAGGGGACCGTCCTGGTCGACCTTCCCGGTCACGCCGACCAGGCCTATGTGATCCAAGCCGTCGGTGGCGTGGTCAGGGTGTCTCGGCAGCCGTGGGACGCCAACGGGCCCGCGACCTCGCTCGTGGTGATCGGATCAGGCCTCGACGTCGCGACTGCCGAGACGGCCCTGAAAGAGGTGCTCGGCCCGGATGCCGACGACGAGCACGGCATTCTGCATCTCACGCGGCATCTCGTGTAG